The following are from one region of the Stenotrophomonas lactitubi genome:
- a CDS encoding amino acid transporter translates to MIGDNGSAQQPSEKTGGLGTDHLLVVALTLLLGGSVVALVGQHTAAQAGPAIVLSLLLAALGAVPMLYCLRMAMRRLPNPSGLHALLRAAWGKLFADVLVIALLLELTATTAGLAQSMARHLYAAAEVIDAAPAQWVTLPLAASIMVLLLGAATAVLRTPRVLLLASALLTVKLGVGLLLLLLAARHVHYANWIPWLPSATAPYRFGLGGVLAAGVALLGVLLGAGLLAGFAGGVPQPRSQVSRAAGAAVLMAMLWLMVLAALQSGLVEFSALASTRPLSVALQGVPQLQWLLPLLPLAGGAGLAALQLVSLLLAARLGVEVWPPEPGDAGTDAHLRVTIALTMLAATLTLSMPEGWLPQLPGPAGLLVLAAVCLGVARSQWQARAAAGERRLIPMLLAPVATALCLLPAVTSRLFVPVLVVLAVVLAGALIRRHPARSR, encoded by the coding sequence ATGATTGGCGACAACGGAAGCGCGCAGCAGCCCAGCGAGAAGACCGGGGGGCTGGGCACCGACCATCTGCTGGTGGTGGCGCTGACCCTGCTGTTGGGGGGCAGCGTTGTCGCCCTGGTCGGCCAGCACACGGCGGCGCAGGCGGGGCCCGCCATTGTTCTCAGTCTGTTGCTGGCGGCGCTGGGTGCGGTGCCGATGCTGTATTGCCTTCGTATGGCGATGCGGCGTCTACCGAATCCTTCAGGTCTGCATGCTCTGCTGCGTGCCGCCTGGGGCAAGCTGTTCGCGGATGTACTGGTGATTGCCCTGCTGCTGGAGCTGACGGCGACCACCGCAGGCCTGGCGCAATCGATGGCGCGCCATCTGTATGCAGCCGCTGAGGTCATCGATGCGGCTCCCGCGCAATGGGTGACATTGCCGCTGGCGGCTTCGATCATGGTGTTGCTGCTGGGGGCCGCCACTGCAGTGCTGCGGACGCCGCGCGTGCTGCTGTTGGCCAGTGCACTGCTGACAGTGAAGCTGGGCGTTGGCCTGCTGCTGTTGTTGCTGGCAGCACGTCATGTGCACTATGCGAATTGGATTCCATGGCTGCCATCGGCTACCGCGCCCTATCGCTTCGGGCTGGGCGGCGTGCTTGCAGCTGGCGTGGCATTGCTCGGTGTGCTGCTCGGTGCAGGCTTGCTGGCAGGGTTTGCCGGCGGGGTGCCGCAGCCTCGTTCGCAGGTTTCCAGAGCCGCCGGCGCAGCGGTGCTGATGGCGATGCTGTGGCTGATGGTATTGGCGGCGCTGCAGTCCGGCCTGGTCGAATTTTCTGCGCTGGCCAGCACGCGCCCGCTGTCGGTGGCATTGCAGGGTGTGCCGCAGCTGCAATGGTTGCTGCCACTGTTGCCGTTGGCGGGCGGCGCGGGGCTGGCGGCCCTGCAGTTGGTATCGCTGCTGTTGGCCGCGCGCTTGGGGGTGGAGGTCTGGCCGCCGGAGCCGGGCGATGCGGGCACCGATGCGCATCTGCGGGTGACGATTGCGCTGACCATGCTGGCGGCGACGTTGACGCTGTCGATGCCGGAGGGCTGGCTTCCACAGCTGCCGGGGCCTGCGGGCCTGCTGGTACTGGCCGCCGTATGCCTCGGCGTTGCCCGCAGCCAATGGCAGGCGCGGGCGGCGGCTGGCGAACGGCGGCTCATCCCGATGCTGCTCGCACCTGTAGCGACCGCACTATGCCTGTTGCCGGCAGTCACGTCCCGCTTGTTCGTACCGGTGCTGGTGGTACTGGCGGTCGTGCTGGCAGGCGCCCTGATACGTCGACATCCGGCGCGTTCGCGCTAG
- a CDS encoding TetR/AcrR family transcriptional regulator has protein sequence MSSPTSRKPSAKPAAKAAGPGRPKDLGKRAAILEAAKTLFIEQGYSGVSMDSIAAQAGVSKLTVYSHFGDKETLFSEAVQSKCIEMLPDALFVADVEGPLRDQLLGIGMAFFEMITSDAALSIQRVMMAPETDERLRELFWQAGPQRTCEALADFMRLRAERGELDIPDCYIAGQQFLTLVKGEVHMHMMCGMPLSPVETDAALHVAASVDFFLRAYAPREAGTAG, from the coding sequence ATGAGTTCTCCCACTTCCCGAAAGCCGTCGGCCAAGCCCGCTGCCAAGGCTGCCGGTCCCGGGCGCCCCAAGGACCTGGGTAAGCGCGCGGCGATACTCGAGGCAGCCAAGACACTGTTCATCGAACAGGGCTACAGCGGCGTGAGCATGGACAGCATCGCGGCCCAGGCCGGCGTCTCGAAGCTGACCGTATACAGCCATTTCGGCGACAAAGAGACCCTGTTCTCCGAAGCTGTGCAGTCCAAGTGCATCGAGATGCTGCCCGACGCGCTGTTCGTGGCCGACGTCGAAGGCCCCCTGCGCGACCAGTTGCTGGGCATCGGCATGGCGTTCTTCGAGATGATCACCTCCGACGCGGCCCTGTCGATCCAGCGGGTGATGATGGCCCCGGAGACCGACGAGCGCCTGCGCGAACTGTTCTGGCAGGCCGGCCCGCAACGCACCTGCGAGGCGCTGGCCGACTTCATGCGCTTGCGTGCCGAGCGCGGTGAACTGGACATCCCCGACTGCTACATCGCCGGCCAGCAGTTCCTGACCCTGGTGAAGGGCGAAGTGCACATGCATATGATGTGCGGCATGCCACTGTCACCCGTCGAGACCGATGCTGCGCTCCACGTGGCCGCCAGCGTGGATTTCTTCCTGCGCGCCTACGCCCCGCGAGAGGCCGGAACCGCTGGATAA
- a CDS encoding LpxL/LpxP family Kdo(2)-lipid IV(A) lauroyl/palmitoleoyl acyltransferase yields the protein MSDATTAVRPSLRDPRNWPMFAVMFTAFGIARLPWMLQRALGRGVGSIAWRLAGSRRHAAEVNLKLCFPEKDEAWRKRLVRDSFDALGVGIFECARSWWGSIDSIRPQVHIEGLEHLKQMQAEGRGVLLVSGHFMTLEMCGRLLCDHVDLSGMYRKHKNPVYEWAVKFGRLRYAKAMYANEDIRATVRHLKKGGFLWYAPDQDMRGKDTVFVPFFGHTASTITATHQLARMTGCAVIPYFHRREGGKYFLKIGAPLENFPSEDVEADTARVNQAIEQMVREAPDQYLWIHRRFKRQPGGRSDFYK from the coding sequence ATGTCCGATGCCACCACCGCCGTCCGTCCGTCGCTGCGTGATCCACGCAACTGGCCGATGTTTGCCGTCATGTTCACTGCCTTCGGGATCGCCCGGCTGCCGTGGATGCTGCAGCGCGCGCTCGGCCGCGGGGTCGGCTCGATCGCCTGGCGTCTGGCCGGCAGCCGCCGCCATGCCGCCGAGGTCAACCTCAAGCTGTGCTTCCCCGAGAAGGACGAGGCCTGGCGCAAGCGCCTGGTGCGCGACAGCTTCGATGCACTGGGCGTGGGCATCTTCGAATGCGCGCGCTCCTGGTGGGGCAGCATCGACAGCATCCGCCCGCAGGTGCACATCGAAGGGCTGGAACACCTCAAGCAGATGCAGGCCGAAGGTCGCGGCGTGCTGCTGGTCTCGGGCCACTTCATGACCCTGGAGATGTGCGGCCGCCTGCTGTGCGACCACGTCGACCTGTCCGGCATGTACCGCAAGCACAAGAACCCGGTGTACGAGTGGGCGGTGAAGTTCGGCCGCCTGCGCTATGCCAAGGCGATGTACGCCAACGAGGATATCCGCGCGACGGTGCGCCACCTGAAGAAGGGCGGCTTCCTCTGGTACGCGCCCGACCAGGACATGCGCGGCAAGGACACCGTGTTCGTGCCGTTCTTCGGCCACACCGCATCCACCATCACCGCGACCCACCAGCTGGCGCGGATGACCGGTTGCGCGGTCATCCCCTACTTCCATCGCCGCGAAGGCGGGAAGTACTTCCTGAAGATTGGTGCGCCGCTGGAGAATTTCCCCAGCGAAGATGTAGAAGCCGATACCGCGCGGGTGAACCAGGCCATCGAACAGATGGTGCGCGAGGCACCGGACCAGTACCTGTGGATCCACCGCCGCTTCAAGCGCCAGCCCGGTGGGCGGAGCGATTTCTACAAGTGA
- a CDS encoding efflux RND transporter periplasmic adaptor subunit: MKNMRWLGVGVLVVVLAACGKQAAEPVAAIPVLVVHPTTQDGQAAAAYPGEVRARQESPLSFRVGGNLVKRHVDAGERVKKGQLLAELDAADYASQAAASQAQLAAAEADLVRARDDQKRYAKLAEDQLVSRSALDQQTAAFKAAQGQANAARANLAVARNQAEYAQLRAPADGVIASRQAEAGQVVSAGQTVFTLAADGGREVLIALPESNIRDYKVGQSVQVELWNRPGQLLPGTLREIAPAADAQARTYATRVSLAPEALSEVELGQSARVFATAGRSGALQLPLAAVLRGSDGKASVWVVNPSNGALKATPVQVGAYGAQAVPVVSGVGAADWVVAAGGHLLREGQVVTPVDRQNRPVLAPSAATPAPAAGKGH, from the coding sequence ATGAAAAACATGCGTTGGTTGGGCGTAGGCGTACTGGTCGTGGTGTTGGCAGCGTGCGGCAAGCAGGCTGCCGAGCCGGTGGCGGCCATCCCGGTGCTGGTGGTGCATCCCACCACGCAGGATGGGCAAGCCGCGGCCGCCTACCCCGGCGAGGTGCGTGCCCGCCAGGAAAGTCCACTGTCGTTCCGGGTTGGCGGCAATCTGGTCAAGCGTCACGTCGACGCAGGCGAGCGGGTGAAGAAGGGCCAGCTGCTGGCGGAACTGGATGCGGCCGACTACGCCTCGCAGGCGGCGGCATCGCAGGCGCAGCTGGCGGCGGCGGAAGCAGACCTGGTACGCGCCCGTGATGACCAGAAGCGCTACGCCAAGCTGGCCGAAGACCAGCTGGTGAGCCGCTCGGCACTGGACCAGCAGACGGCGGCGTTCAAGGCCGCACAAGGCCAGGCCAATGCCGCCCGGGCCAATCTTGCCGTGGCCCGCAACCAGGCCGAGTACGCGCAGCTGCGCGCGCCCGCCGATGGCGTGATCGCCAGCCGCCAGGCCGAAGCCGGGCAGGTCGTGAGCGCTGGGCAGACGGTGTTCACCCTGGCCGCCGACGGTGGCCGCGAGGTGCTGATCGCGCTGCCGGAAAGCAACATCCGCGACTACAAGGTCGGCCAGTCGGTACAGGTGGAACTGTGGAACCGCCCGGGCCAGCTGCTGCCGGGCACCCTGCGCGAGATCGCACCGGCCGCCGATGCACAGGCCCGCACCTATGCCACCCGGGTCAGCCTGGCGCCGGAAGCGCTGAGCGAAGTGGAACTGGGCCAGAGTGCGCGGGTGTTCGCCACCGCCGGGCGCAGCGGTGCGTTGCAGCTGCCGCTGGCGGCCGTACTGCGCGGCAGTGATGGCAAGGCCAGCGTGTGGGTGGTCAATCCGTCCAATGGTGCGCTGAAGGCAACTCCCGTGCAGGTCGGTGCCTATGGCGCGCAGGCCGTGCCGGTCGTGTCCGGTGTGGGCGCGGCGGACTGGGTGGTCGCTGCCGGCGGCCATCTGCTGCGCGAAGGCCAGGTGGTGACGCCGGTCGATCGCCAGAACCGCCCGGTGCTGGCACCGTCGGCCGCCACGCCGGCGCCGGCCGCAGGCAAGGGGCACTGA
- a CDS encoding TolC family outer membrane protein yields MIRRSLAVALATALLPLSAHAADLLQVYEMARNGDPQLSAAESTRLYDKEGAVQARAALLPQINGQATLNRTRSEANADANSGSVTSKRRNYTVDGTQTLFNWTQINNLRSQRELSKAADFTLDSANDNLIVRTSAAYFNVLVAIESLNAAQTNEAAAKKQFDFADKRLEVGLAPITDVHEARAQYDQARANAIVAQNTLADNYQALTELTGQPVMNLKGLPADFRPEVPANRGNLDQLVQQATTQNPALKAQELKVGAAEAGVQAARGGHYPTLSLGGSWGKSATWGDSVGAGSLSPDARTNSIGLTLSVPIFSGGATQSGVRQALAQRDIAQDGFEQQKRALDRNTRNAYQTLVQGISEVEARRLAVVSAQSAYDASQVGLEVGTRTVLDVIQNQRILFSAQLDYAQARYNFLQNRLLLSQAVGGLDVAELQDLNRLLTQDAGNPSTTTN; encoded by the coding sequence ATGATCCGCCGATCCCTCGCTGTTGCGCTGGCCACTGCCCTGCTGCCGTTGTCCGCCCATGCCGCCGACCTGCTGCAGGTCTATGAAATGGCGCGCAATGGCGACCCGCAGCTGTCCGCCGCCGAATCCACCCGGCTGTACGACAAGGAAGGCGCCGTGCAGGCGCGCGCTGCCCTGCTGCCGCAGATCAATGGCCAGGCCACGCTGAACCGCACGCGTAGCGAGGCCAATGCCGATGCCAACTCCGGTTCGGTCACCAGCAAGCGCCGCAACTACACGGTCGATGGCACCCAGACGCTGTTCAACTGGACGCAGATCAACAACCTGCGTTCGCAGCGCGAGCTGAGCAAGGCGGCTGATTTCACCCTCGACTCGGCCAACGACAACCTGATCGTGCGCACCTCGGCGGCCTACTTCAACGTGCTGGTGGCGATCGAATCGCTGAACGCCGCACAGACCAACGAAGCGGCCGCGAAGAAGCAGTTCGACTTCGCCGACAAGCGCCTGGAAGTGGGCCTGGCGCCGATCACCGACGTGCACGAAGCACGCGCCCAGTACGACCAGGCGCGCGCCAACGCGATCGTTGCGCAGAACACCCTGGCCGACAACTACCAGGCCCTGACCGAACTGACCGGCCAGCCGGTGATGAACCTGAAGGGCCTGCCGGCCGATTTCCGTCCGGAAGTGCCGGCCAACCGCGGCAACCTGGACCAGCTGGTGCAGCAGGCGACCACGCAGAACCCGGCGCTGAAGGCGCAGGAACTGAAGGTCGGTGCCGCCGAAGCCGGCGTGCAGGCGGCCCGTGGCGGCCACTACCCGACCCTGTCGCTGGGCGGCAGCTGGGGCAAGAGCGCGACCTGGGGCGACAGCGTCGGCGCCGGTTCGCTCTCACCCGATGCACGCACCAACAGCATCGGCCTGACCCTGAGCGTGCCGATCTTCTCTGGCGGCGCCACCCAGTCCGGCGTGCGCCAGGCCCTGGCCCAGCGTGATATCGCCCAGGATGGTTTCGAGCAGCAGAAGCGCGCGCTGGACCGCAACACGCGCAATGCCTACCAGACCCTGGTACAGGGCATCAGCGAAGTGGAAGCCCGCCGCCTGGCCGTGGTTTCCGCACAGAGCGCCTACGACGCTTCGCAGGTCGGCCTGGAAGTGGGTACCCGCACGGTGCTGGACGTGATCCAGAACCAGCGCATCCTGTTCTCCGCCCAGCTGGATTACGCGCAGGCCCGCTACAACTTCCTGCAGAACCGCCTGCTGCTGAGCCAGGCCGTGGGTGGCCTGGATGTCGCCGAACTGCAGGACCTCAACCGCCTGCTGACCCAGGACGCGGGCAACCCGTCCACGACCACGAACTGA
- the waaA gene encoding lipid IV(A) 3-deoxy-D-manno-octulosonic acid transferase has translation MRKDPVEWILRGLYSAVLYLLLPITVYHLVWRGFRVREYFRRWDERYASYPQPSGQPRVWLHAVSVGEVNAAAPLVNALREQRPDIRWVITTITPTGSERVRALWGDALDHVYLPYDVPGSVNRFLGHFQPSLALILETELWPNMLFGCRDRRIPVYILNARLSARSLRGYRVLAALIRRALRTVTCVAAQSQDDAARFVQLGAAPEQVQALGNLKFDIATPDVQPFIEQFHAHVPATRPVWIAASTHDGEEQAVIDLHRRLRQQHPDLLLLWAPRHPERFPKVEALAREQGWSVATRRAQQWPGAGSDVFVIDTLGELMPFYGCAQVAFVGGSLQAIGGHNLLEPAAMGTAAVTGPHLHNFAEISRRMREAGALLIGEDAQAVGDLLLHLLDDAQAREDMARAGCTLVSNGRGALQRTLQLVAPHLPPPLA, from the coding sequence ATGCGTAAAGACCCTGTCGAATGGATCCTGCGTGGCCTGTACTCGGCCGTGCTGTACCTCCTGCTGCCGATCACCGTGTACCACCTGGTCTGGCGCGGCTTCCGGGTCCGTGAATACTTCCGGCGCTGGGATGAACGCTATGCGTCCTATCCGCAGCCGAGCGGCCAGCCACGGGTCTGGCTGCATGCGGTCTCGGTGGGCGAGGTCAACGCCGCTGCGCCGCTGGTCAATGCACTGCGCGAGCAGCGGCCGGACATCCGCTGGGTCATCACCACCATCACCCCGACCGGCTCGGAACGGGTGCGCGCGCTGTGGGGCGACGCGCTCGACCATGTGTACCTGCCGTACGACGTGCCGGGCAGCGTCAACCGCTTCCTCGGCCACTTCCAGCCCAGCCTGGCGCTGATCCTGGAAACCGAGCTGTGGCCGAACATGCTGTTCGGCTGCCGCGACCGTCGCATTCCGGTCTACATCCTCAATGCACGCCTGTCGGCCCGATCGCTGCGTGGCTACCGGGTGCTGGCAGCACTGATCCGGCGTGCGCTGCGCACGGTCACCTGCGTGGCCGCACAATCGCAGGATGACGCCGCACGCTTCGTGCAGCTGGGCGCGGCGCCGGAACAGGTGCAGGCGCTGGGCAACCTGAAGTTCGACATCGCCACACCGGACGTGCAGCCCTTCATCGAACAGTTCCATGCCCATGTACCGGCCACGCGCCCGGTATGGATCGCGGCCAGCACGCATGATGGCGAAGAGCAGGCGGTGATCGACCTGCACCGCCGTCTGCGCCAGCAGCATCCGGACCTGCTGCTGCTGTGGGCGCCGCGGCATCCCGAGCGCTTCCCAAAGGTGGAAGCGCTGGCCCGCGAGCAGGGCTGGAGCGTGGCGACGCGGCGCGCGCAGCAGTGGCCAGGGGCCGGCAGCGATGTCTTCGTCATCGACACGCTGGGTGAACTGATGCCGTTCTACGGCTGCGCCCAGGTTGCCTTCGTCGGTGGCAGCCTGCAGGCCATCGGTGGGCACAACCTGCTGGAGCCTGCGGCAATGGGCACCGCAGCGGTGACCGGCCCGCACCTGCACAACTTCGCCGAGATCTCGCGGCGCATGCGTGAAGCCGGCGCACTGCTGATCGGCGAGGACGCGCAGGCGGTGGGCGATCTGCTGCTGCACCTGCTCGACGACGCGCAGGCGCGCGAGGACATGGCCCGCGCCGGTTGCACACTGGTCAGCAATGGGCGCGGCGCGCTGCAGCGGACCCTGCAGCTGGTGGCTCCGCACCTGCCGCCACCGCTGGCCTGA
- a CDS encoding efflux RND transporter permease subunit, with translation MRRFNLSEWALGNRALVLFAMLAFAVIGAWSYKHLGQSEDPPFTFKAMVVRTMWPGATAEQVSRQVTEPIEKALMNTGEYEFIRSYSRPGESQVIFMARDSLRSKQIPDLWYQVRKRVGDIRATLPREIVGPFYNDEFGDTFGNIYALTGEGFDYAVMRDYADRIQLELQRVPDVGKIDLVGLQDEKVWIELSNTKLATLGVSLQQVQQALADQNAVSATSFFETPTDRVQLRVTGQFDSIEDIRRFPIQAGERTLHLGDIAEVKRGFADPSSPKMRFMGQDAIGLAVAMKDGGDILKLGATLDAEFERLQKTLPAGMQLRKVSDQPHAVEESVGEFVQVLTEAVVIVLLVSFFSLGLRTGLVVGVTIPLVLAMTFFVMHYFDIGLHKISLGALVLALGLLVDDAIIAVEMMATKMEQGYDRLRAASFAWESTAFPMLTGTLITAAGFLPIATAASSTGEYTRSLFQVVTIALVVSWIAAVLFIPYLGDKMLPDLFNPQLPKPDSLAGRWRAKRLQWADRHPSLARWIAPKEHAHDHDPYQRPFYTRFRSFLDTCLRHRWWVIGATIALFIGSLMLFRFVPQQFFPDSTRPELMVDIELAEGASLAATQAQADKLEKLLKGREGISNYVAYVGTGSPRFYLPLDQQLPATNFAQFVVLTEDAKARESTRDWMLKEVIKQFPDVQMRVTRLENGPPVGYPVQMRVSGEHIAQVQAIARKVEAKVRENPHVMNVNLDWSEPSKVVRLVIDQDRARALGVSSAQVSQFLSSSLSGMSVSTYREGNRQIEMLLRGPDNERAQLDLLGSLAIPTSSGTAVTLSQVARLEYAFEDGIIWHRNRLPTVTVRADISDGMQPLDVVQQIVPTLDGIRAELPSGYLLETGGSVEDSARGQNSIKAGMPLFLIVVATLLMLQLRSFSRAAMVLVTAPLGIIGATLFLLLFRAPFGFVALLGTIALAGMIMRNSVILIDQIQQDIDAGHDRWHSIIDATVRRFRPIVLTALAAVLAMIPLSRSAFYGSMAISIMGGLIVGTVLTLVFLPALYAAWFRVKPDESGA, from the coding sequence GTGCGCCGCTTCAATCTCTCCGAATGGGCGCTGGGCAACCGTGCGCTGGTGTTGTTCGCGATGCTGGCGTTCGCCGTCATCGGTGCCTGGTCGTACAAGCACCTGGGCCAGTCCGAAGATCCGCCGTTCACCTTCAAGGCGATGGTGGTACGCACGATGTGGCCGGGCGCCACCGCCGAGCAGGTCTCGCGGCAGGTGACCGAGCCGATCGAAAAAGCACTGATGAACACCGGCGAGTACGAGTTCATCCGCTCGTACTCGCGGCCGGGCGAATCGCAGGTGATCTTCATGGCGCGCGACAGCCTGCGCTCCAAGCAGATCCCGGACCTGTGGTACCAGGTGCGCAAGCGCGTGGGCGATATCCGCGCGACGCTGCCGAGGGAAATCGTCGGGCCCTTCTACAACGATGAGTTCGGCGACACGTTCGGCAACATCTATGCGCTGACCGGCGAAGGCTTCGACTACGCCGTGATGCGCGACTATGCCGACCGCATCCAGCTGGAGCTGCAGCGCGTGCCCGACGTCGGCAAGATCGACCTGGTCGGCCTGCAGGACGAGAAGGTGTGGATCGAGCTGTCCAACACCAAGCTGGCCACGCTGGGCGTATCGCTGCAGCAGGTGCAGCAGGCGTTGGCCGACCAGAATGCGGTCAGCGCCACCAGCTTCTTTGAAACCCCGACCGACCGCGTGCAGCTGCGCGTGACCGGTCAGTTCGATTCGATCGAGGACATCCGCAGATTCCCGATCCAGGCGGGCGAACGCACGCTGCACCTGGGCGACATCGCCGAGGTCAAGCGCGGCTTTGCCGACCCTTCTTCGCCGAAGATGCGCTTCATGGGCCAGGATGCAATCGGCCTGGCGGTGGCGATGAAGGACGGCGGTGACATCCTCAAGCTCGGCGCCACCCTGGATGCCGAGTTCGAACGCCTGCAGAAGACCCTGCCGGCCGGCATGCAGCTGCGCAAGGTGTCCGACCAGCCACATGCGGTGGAAGAGTCGGTGGGCGAGTTCGTGCAGGTGCTCACCGAAGCGGTGGTGATCGTGCTGCTGGTCAGCTTCTTCTCGCTGGGCCTGCGTACCGGCCTGGTGGTGGGCGTGACCATTCCGCTGGTGCTGGCGATGACCTTCTTCGTCATGCACTACTTCGACATCGGCCTGCACAAGATTTCGCTGGGTGCGCTGGTGCTGGCACTGGGCCTGCTGGTGGACGATGCGATCATCGCGGTGGAGATGATGGCCACCAAGATGGAGCAGGGCTACGACCGCCTGCGCGCGGCCAGTTTCGCCTGGGAATCCACCGCCTTCCCGATGTTGACCGGCACCCTGATCACTGCTGCCGGCTTCCTGCCCATCGCCACTGCCGCATCGAGCACCGGCGAATACACCCGCTCACTGTTCCAGGTGGTGACCATCGCGTTGGTGGTGTCATGGATTGCCGCTGTGCTGTTCATTCCGTACCTGGGCGACAAGATGCTGCCGGACCTGTTCAATCCGCAGCTGCCCAAGCCAGACAGCCTGGCCGGTCGCTGGCGTGCCAAGCGCCTGCAGTGGGCCGACCGGCATCCGTCGCTCGCGCGCTGGATCGCGCCGAAGGAGCATGCGCACGATCATGATCCGTACCAGCGCCCGTTCTACACCCGCTTCCGGTCGTTCCTGGATACCTGCCTGCGCCATCGCTGGTGGGTGATCGGTGCGACCATCGCACTGTTCATCGGCTCGCTGATGCTGTTCCGTTTCGTGCCGCAGCAGTTCTTCCCCGATTCGACTCGCCCGGAACTGATGGTGGACATCGAGCTGGCCGAAGGTGCGTCGCTGGCCGCGACCCAGGCACAGGCAGACAAGCTGGAGAAGCTGTTGAAGGGCCGCGAAGGCATCAGCAACTACGTGGCCTACGTCGGTACCGGTTCGCCGCGCTTCTACCTGCCGCTGGACCAGCAGCTGCCGGCCACCAACTTCGCCCAGTTCGTGGTGCTTACCGAAGACGCGAAGGCCCGCGAATCGACCCGCGACTGGATGCTGAAGGAAGTGATAAAGCAGTTCCCGGATGTGCAGATGCGCGTGACGCGCCTGGAGAATGGGCCGCCGGTCGGCTATCCGGTGCAGATGCGCGTGTCCGGCGAGCACATCGCACAGGTACAGGCGATTGCGCGCAAGGTCGAGGCCAAGGTGCGCGAGAACCCGCACGTGATGAACGTGAACCTGGACTGGAGCGAGCCGAGCAAGGTGGTGCGGCTGGTGATCGACCAGGACCGCGCACGCGCGCTGGGTGTCAGCAGTGCCCAGGTCAGCCAGTTCCTCAGCAGTTCGTTGTCGGGCATGAGCGTGAGCACCTATCGCGAAGGCAACCGCCAGATCGAGATGCTGCTGCGTGGCCCGGACAACGAGCGCGCGCAGCTGGATCTGCTTGGCAGCCTGGCGATTCCGACCAGCAGTGGCACTGCGGTGACGCTGTCGCAGGTCGCGCGGCTGGAATACGCGTTCGAGGACGGCATCATCTGGCACCGCAACCGCCTGCCGACGGTGACCGTGCGTGCCGACATCAGCGATGGCATGCAGCCGCTGGACGTGGTGCAGCAGATCGTGCCGACGCTGGATGGCATCCGTGCCGAGTTGCCCAGCGGCTACCTGCTGGAAACCGGCGGCTCGGTGGAGGATTCGGCTCGCGGCCAGAACTCGATCAAGGCCGGCATGCCGCTGTTCCTGATCGTGGTGGCCACGTTGCTGATGCTGCAGCTGCGCAGCTTCTCGCGTGCGGCGATGGTGCTGGTGACCGCGCCGCTGGGCATCATCGGTGCGACGCTGTTCCTGCTGCTGTTCCGCGCGCCGTTCGGCTTCGTGGCACTGCTGGGCACCATCGCGCTGGCGGGCATGATCATGCGCAACTCGGTGATCCTGATCGACCAGATCCAGCAGGACATCGATGCCGGGCATGACCGCTGGCATTCGATCATCGATGCGACGGTGCGGCGTTTCCGCCCGATCGTGCTGACCGCGCTGGCGGCGGTGCTGGCGATGATCCCGCTGTCGCGCAGTGCGTTCTACGGTTCGATGGCGATTTCGATCATGGGTGGGTTGATCGTGGGCACGGTGCTGACGCTGGTGTTCCTGCCGGCGTTGTATGCGGCGTGGTTCCGGGTCAAACCGGACGAATCCGGGGCGTAA
- a CDS encoding protein-L-isoaspartate O-methyltransferase family protein: MTIDYAHARELMVEQQIRPWDVLDIKVLDVLARLPREAFVADAHRALAYADVELPIGNGQKMMKPVIEGRTLQALDLQPGDEVLEIGTGSGFLSACIGALARDVLSLEIDPELAAAARARLDATGLGTNVRVEVADGLVWQTERRFDVICVTGAVDVVPSQFASWLRPGGRLYVIQGRSPAMEALLVKADGSTESLFETDIDYLRGAAPAPQFHL, translated from the coding sequence ATGACGATTGATTACGCCCACGCCCGCGAACTGATGGTGGAACAGCAGATCCGTCCCTGGGACGTGCTGGACATCAAGGTGCTCGACGTCCTGGCCCGCCTGCCGCGCGAGGCCTTCGTCGCCGACGCGCACCGGGCGCTGGCCTATGCCGATGTCGAACTGCCGATCGGCAACGGCCAGAAGATGATGAAGCCGGTCATCGAGGGCCGTACCCTGCAGGCACTGGATCTGCAGCCGGGTGACGAAGTGCTGGAAATCGGCACCGGCAGCGGTTTCCTGTCGGCCTGCATCGGCGCGCTGGCGCGCGACGTGCTGAGCCTGGAAATCGATCCGGAGCTGGCCGCGGCTGCGCGCGCCCGCCTGGATGCCACCGGCCTGGGCACCAACGTGCGCGTGGAAGTGGCCGATGGCCTGGTCTGGCAGACCGAACGCCGCTTCGACGTGATCTGTGTCACTGGCGCCGTTGACGTGGTGCCGTCACAGTTCGCTTCGTGGTTGCGTCCGGGTGGTCGTCTGTATGTCATCCAGGGCCGTTCGCCGGCCATGGAAGCGCTGTTGGTGAAGGCCGATGGCAGCACCGAGTCGCTGTTCGAGACCGATATCGATTACCTGCGTGGTGCCGCCCCGGCCCCCCAGTTCCACCTCTGA